CACATCTCGCGGTAGGGCGTGCGGGCGGGACATGGCAACCTCTGTACCGAGAGCTCCGCTCCCCCTTTCGTCCGGAGCTCCCAGGGCCTCTCCGGCCTCCGCCACGTACAGAAACGGGTTCACACGGCTATGGGACGGGTCACCGAGCGCCGCCGCACCATCCGCATCCGGGAGGGGGCGGTCACCACCCGCCCCGACACCCTCGTCGCCGAGGAGCCCCTGGAGATCCGGCTGAACGGCAAGCCGCTCGCCATCACGATGCGCACCCCCGGTGACGACTTCGCGCTCGCCGCCGGTTTCCTGGTGAGCGAGGGCGTGATCGGCGAGGGCGCGGAGGTGCGGTCGATCGTGTACTGCGCCGGGGCGACGGCCGACGGCGTGAACACCTACAACGTGGTGGACGTGCGGCTCGCGCCGGGGGTCGCCGTCCCCGACATCACCCTGGAACGCAACGTCTACACCACGTCGTCCTGCGGCCTGTGCGGCAAGGCGAGCCTGGACGCCGTCCGCACCACCACACGCCATCCCCTCACGGACACTCCCCCGGTCCGGGTGACCCCCGCCCTGCTGGCGGCGCTCCCCGGCCGGCTGCGCGAGGCCCAGCGGGTCTTCGACCGGACGGGAGGGCTGCACGCGGCGGCGCTGTTCTCGCCCGAGGGCGCACTCCTCGACATCCGGGAGGACGTGGGCCGCCACAACGCGGTGGACAAGCTGGTGGGACGGGCCCTGACGGAGGGCGGGCTGCCGCTGTCCCGGACGGTGCTGCTGGTCTCGGGACGCGCCTCGTTCGAGCTGGTCCAGAAGGCGGTGATGGCCGGGATCCCGATGCTGGCGGCGGTCTCGGCGCCCTCGTCGCTCGCCGTGGATCTCGCCGTCGAGAGCGGACTGACCCTCGTCGGTTTCCTGCGGGGCACCTCGATGAACGTGTACACCGGTGAGCACCGCGTCGCCCTGGAGGGCCCGGCGGACCCGGACTGAGGGCGTGCGGGAGGGGGCCGTGCGGGAGGGGGCGGGGCGCCGCCGGGAAGGCGGGGCCCTCACCACACGCCCCGGGGTCCCGGGCGAAGTCCCGAGGCCCCGGGCGAAAGGGGTGCCCTGCACGCTCCGCGCGGCCCGCTCCCCGTGCGACGGCGCCGCCCGCGCCGACGGGCGGGGGCGGCCGTGGGCGCGGCGTACGGATTCGGTGGAGATTCCCGGACAAGCTGCTTACTCTGCGGTCAGAAGTGCGCCCGAGCCTTGCCCATCTGGCCCGGTTTCGGCGGCTGACCAGTGCCGATGCCGCACTCCGCGCTCCGTCCGGGGCCTCCCGTGGGGGTCGCCGCGTGGGGTAGCGTCGCGGCGCCGTGCGGATGCCACAAGGAGCAGGTCGTTGCGCGAGTTCACTGTCCCACCCCTGGCCGCCGCCCCGCGAGCGGGCGGTCTCGCCGATACCGTCTTCGACTACGCCGAGGAGGATCCGCACCGGATCGCGCTCGGCCGCAAGGGCGCGGACGGCGCATGGCACGACGTCACCGCGGGGACCTTCCGCGACGAGGTGCTCGCCCTGGCCAAGGGGCTGATCGCGGACGGCGTCCGCTTCGGTGACCGGGTCGCCCTGATGTCGCGCAC
This DNA window, taken from Streptomyces nitrosporeus, encodes the following:
- the fdhD gene encoding formate dehydrogenase accessory sulfurtransferase FdhD yields the protein MGRVTERRRTIRIREGAVTTRPDTLVAEEPLEIRLNGKPLAITMRTPGDDFALAAGFLVSEGVIGEGAEVRSIVYCAGATADGVNTYNVVDVRLAPGVAVPDITLERNVYTTSSCGLCGKASLDAVRTTTRHPLTDTPPVRVTPALLAALPGRLREAQRVFDRTGGLHAAALFSPEGALLDIREDVGRHNAVDKLVGRALTEGGLPLSRTVLLVSGRASFELVQKAVMAGIPMLAAVSAPSSLAVDLAVESGLTLVGFLRGTSMNVYTGEHRVALEGPADPD